Proteins encoded within one genomic window of Candidatus Neptunochlamydia vexilliferae:
- a CDS encoding citrate (Si)-synthase: MEDVLFQVTKDQLETGMRGYPVGYCTTSFVDPEKGLFYRGRPISELYKWEPERVLFFLLNGKEGSAQEITTFSDELKRRAHCSHAVIKHIESLPRQGHPMKLFSGALLVLGMLEGQDDYKEDALNLIAKLPHLSATVINYHAGWGETPPPTGDKGYMENFAHMLQVPDRDGHLSEVFRLFNILHYDHGGGNLSTFVGKAIASGLEDLYGSIGGAMCALAGPLHGRANQSTLALVEETLKEVGENATAADIEQFVRKKLENKEKIFGFGHAVLRKEDARATIFYDYAEKHFADHPLVKIAFLLRTEGTKVLKENPKISNPYPNIDAMSGTLLTAVGFPYPEYYTVLFGLSRSVGIATQIVYERLEAREGKGTPIVRPRYIYKPH, from the coding sequence ATGGAAGATGTCTTATTCCAGGTTACGAAAGATCAGCTTGAAACAGGGATGCGAGGCTATCCTGTGGGCTATTGCACCACCTCTTTTGTCGACCCTGAAAAGGGACTTTTCTATCGGGGGCGCCCCATTTCTGAGCTCTATAAATGGGAGCCGGAGCGGGTCCTCTTTTTTCTTCTTAACGGTAAAGAGGGGAGCGCTCAGGAAATCACCACCTTTAGCGATGAACTAAAAAGACGGGCCCACTGCTCCCATGCGGTGATTAAACATATCGAGTCTCTTCCGCGACAAGGACACCCGATGAAACTTTTTAGCGGCGCCCTTTTGGTTCTTGGGATGCTTGAAGGGCAGGATGATTATAAAGAAGATGCATTAAATCTCATTGCCAAGCTTCCCCATCTTTCTGCTACGGTGATCAATTACCATGCGGGTTGGGGGGAGACTCCTCCGCCAACTGGTGACAAGGGGTATATGGAAAACTTTGCCCATATGCTTCAAGTTCCTGATAGGGACGGCCATCTTTCCGAAGTATTTCGCCTCTTTAACATTCTCCATTATGACCATGGCGGGGGGAACCTCTCCACCTTTGTTGGTAAAGCGATTGCGTCGGGACTTGAAGATCTATATGGGTCGATTGGTGGGGCAATGTGCGCTTTAGCAGGTCCTTTGCATGGAAGGGCTAACCAGTCAACGCTTGCGCTTGTCGAGGAGACCCTAAAAGAAGTGGGTGAAAATGCTACGGCTGCCGATATCGAGCAATTTGTCCGCAAAAAGCTCGAAAATAAGGAGAAAATTTTTGGGTTTGGCCATGCTGTTTTAAGAAAAGAAGATGCACGTGCAACGATTTTTTATGACTATGCAGAAAAACATTTTGCAGATCATCCCCTTGTAAAAATTGCCTTCCTCCTCCGAACAGAGGGGACAAAGGTTTTGAAGGAAAACCCCAAAATCTCTAACCCCTACCCCAATATCGATGCAATGTCGGGAACCCTTTTAACAGCGGTGGGCTTTCCCTATCCCGAATATTATACTGTTTTATTTGGTCTTTCTCGTTCGGTAGGCATTGCCACCCAAATTGTCTATGAGCGGTTAGAGGCGCGGGAAGGAAAAGGGACCCCCATCGTCCGTCCGCGGTATATTTATAAACCGCATTGA
- a CDS encoding NAD(P)/FAD-dependent oxidoreductase, whose protein sequence is MSKNSNRRVLAIVGGGFSGLALCYYLLKKGGDVTLFDGGGGASKMASGLLHPYPGESAFLSWKGIEGMKETRALLERVGPEVYKETGILRFAVSEKQRKAFKQRAEEKEDVEWWDKEKCHAAVPGSAYLPGIFIRSGITVHAKAYLEGLWKICEDLGGHLEKKKVDLDDLQGFDRIILAAGGGIRSFAAAKKLDLRFTKGQLLVCKKPHYFTGESSVTGKGYLALSENNDQCYLGSTYERNHTTEAPCLGTATDLIFNQIGQFIPSYGSFEVKGCLAEMRVSTKDYRPFIGKIDENIYAITGMGSRGLLYHAYFGKKLAEEVMGCSSSS, encoded by the coding sequence ATGAGCAAAAATTCCAATCGTCGTGTACTCGCTATCGTTGGTGGGGGATTCTCCGGTTTAGCTCTTTGTTACTACCTCCTCAAAAAAGGGGGAGATGTCACCCTTTTTGATGGAGGCGGCGGCGCCTCAAAAATGGCATCGGGACTGCTCCATCCCTATCCTGGAGAGAGCGCTTTCCTTTCTTGGAAAGGGATCGAAGGGATGAAGGAGACGCGCGCTCTTTTAGAGAGGGTAGGTCCTGAAGTCTATAAGGAGACAGGGATCTTACGGTTTGCAGTCAGTGAAAAGCAACGAAAGGCTTTTAAGCAGCGAGCCGAAGAAAAAGAGGACGTTGAGTGGTGGGATAAAGAAAAATGTCATGCAGCTGTTCCAGGAAGCGCCTATCTGCCCGGTATTTTTATCCGATCAGGAATCACTGTTCATGCAAAGGCTTACTTGGAAGGGCTTTGGAAAATTTGTGAGGACTTAGGGGGCCACCTTGAGAAAAAAAAGGTTGACCTAGACGATTTGCAAGGATTTGACCGGATCATTTTAGCCGCAGGTGGGGGAATCCGCTCTTTTGCTGCAGCCAAAAAGCTCGACCTCCGCTTTACCAAGGGGCAACTTCTGGTATGTAAAAAGCCCCACTATTTCACAGGGGAGAGTAGCGTGACGGGAAAAGGGTACCTTGCTTTAAGTGAAAACAATGATCAGTGTTATCTAGGCTCCACCTATGAGCGCAACCACACAACCGAAGCGCCCTGTTTAGGAACGGCGACCGATCTCATTTTTAACCAAATTGGGCAGTTTATCCCTTCTTACGGCTCTTTTGAAGTGAAGGGGTGTTTAGCTGAAATGCGGGTATCTACAAAGGATTACCGCCCCTTCATCGGGAAAATCGATGAGAATATTTATGCGATAACAGGGATGGGATCGCGGGGGCTTCTCTACCATGCCTACTTTGGAAAAAAATTAGCTGAGGAGGTGATGGGATGCAGCTCCTCTTCTTAG
- a CDS encoding MBL fold metallo-hydrolase yields the protein MQLLFLGTGGSMGIPVIGCRCLTCKSKSPHDKRLRSSVLLTHEGKRYLVDIGPDYRQQALKYGIDRLDGLLITHTHYDHIAGLDELRIYTFRQRKPVPCLVSRETLAELKVRYHYFIPPHETTKLEFSILEGDVGETVFEGLPVTFFSYRQQGMKVTGFRFKNLAYVTDIKEYEESIFDSLKGVETLVISGWKWEKSHAHLSLKEGMAFARKAKAKMCYFTHISHELKADKRLPKGFALAYDGLEIGL from the coding sequence ATGCAGCTCCTCTTCTTAGGAACAGGGGGATCGATGGGGATCCCCGTTATTGGGTGCAGGTGTCTCACTTGTAAATCGAAATCTCCCCATGACAAAAGGCTGCGCTCTTCGGTCCTTTTAACCCACGAGGGAAAGCGGTACTTGGTCGATATTGGCCCTGACTACCGGCAGCAAGCGTTAAAGTATGGGATCGATCGGCTAGACGGCCTTCTCATCACGCATACCCACTACGACCATATCGCGGGGCTCGATGAGCTTCGGATCTACACCTTTCGGCAAAGAAAACCAGTTCCTTGCCTCGTCTCTCGGGAGACGTTGGCCGAGCTAAAAGTGCGCTATCATTACTTTATCCCTCCCCATGAGACAACAAAGCTGGAGTTTTCGATCCTTGAAGGAGATGTGGGAGAGACCGTTTTTGAAGGGCTTCCCGTTACCTTCTTTTCCTATAGACAACAAGGGATGAAGGTGACGGGGTTTCGGTTTAAAAATCTCGCTTATGTCACCGACATCAAAGAGTATGAGGAATCGATTTTCGATTCCCTTAAAGGGGTTGAAACCTTAGTGATTAGTGGTTGGAAGTGGGAAAAGTCTCATGCCCATTTAAGTCTTAAAGAGGGGATGGCCTTTGCAAGGAAAGCAAAAGCAAAAATGTGTTACTTTACCCACATTTCTCATGAGCTAAAAGCGGATAAACGGTTGCCAAAGGGGTTTGCACTGGCATATGATGGATTAGAAATCGGACTATGA
- the hflX gene encoding GTPase HflX, protein MKEDKLYEDIKYDISDLKTALAAGGYNRAADLPLCKEHLDELASLATTYGFEVVAQEPCSIRTIDAALFFGKGKVDELRQKGEEVGADVIIFDDEISPNQQRNLERIFKKPVIDRTELILEIFSQRAQTKEAMLQVELAKSHYQMPRLKRLWTHLSRQSSGGGGFLKGEGERQIEIDRRLVRKQITRLKKELEEVHHQREVQRKSRVRSGIPTFSIIGYTNVGKSTLLNALTDADVLMEDKLFATLDTTTRKFTLPNHQEILLIDTVGFIRKIPHTLVAAFKSTLEEAVFTDILLHLIDANHTLAEEHAESTYAVLKELTAEDKPIITVLNKVDALEDKKVIARYKLKYPRVVPISALNHEGFETLLEMMMTILKDLRKVVHLRIPQKEYALVSELMEEGRIITQDYEENDILLEVEIPKALAHKVEKYHDNSTG, encoded by the coding sequence ATGAAAGAAGATAAGCTTTACGAAGACATTAAATATGATATTAGCGACCTGAAAACAGCCCTCGCTGCTGGAGGGTATAACCGGGCCGCTGATCTTCCCCTATGCAAGGAGCATCTCGACGAGCTTGCCTCTCTTGCCACGACCTATGGCTTCGAAGTGGTTGCCCAGGAGCCCTGCTCGATCCGAACGATCGATGCTGCCCTTTTCTTTGGGAAAGGAAAGGTCGATGAGCTCCGCCAAAAAGGGGAAGAGGTGGGAGCTGATGTGATCATTTTCGATGATGAAATTTCCCCCAACCAGCAACGCAACTTAGAGCGCATTTTCAAAAAGCCGGTGATCGACCGGACAGAGCTGATTTTAGAGATCTTTTCGCAAAGGGCCCAAACCAAAGAGGCGATGCTTCAAGTTGAGCTGGCCAAAAGTCACTACCAAATGCCCCGTCTTAAAAGGCTGTGGACCCACCTTTCCCGTCAGTCTTCAGGAGGTGGAGGCTTTTTAAAAGGGGAAGGGGAGCGGCAGATTGAGATTGACCGTCGCCTCGTTCGAAAGCAGATCACCCGTCTAAAAAAAGAGCTTGAAGAGGTCCACCATCAAAGGGAAGTGCAGCGGAAATCGCGGGTGCGCTCGGGTATCCCCACCTTTTCGATCATTGGTTATACCAACGTGGGAAAGTCGACCCTTTTAAATGCGCTGACCGATGCGGATGTCCTCATGGAAGATAAGCTCTTTGCAACGCTCGATACAACGACCCGAAAATTTACCCTTCCCAACCACCAAGAAATTCTCCTTATCGACACCGTTGGGTTTATCCGGAAAATTCCCCATACCCTTGTTGCCGCCTTTAAGAGCACTCTAGAAGAAGCGGTTTTTACCGATATTCTCCTACACCTGATCGATGCGAACCATACCTTAGCGGAAGAACATGCCGAGTCGACCTATGCTGTTTTAAAAGAACTCACCGCAGAAGACAAGCCGATCATCACCGTTCTCAATAAGGTGGACGCCCTTGAAGATAAAAAGGTCATTGCCCGCTACAAATTAAAGTACCCCCGCGTCGTTCCCATTTCTGCTTTAAACCACGAAGGGTTTGAGACCCTTTTAGAGATGATGATGACCATCTTGAAAGACTTACGGAAGGTGGTTCATCTCCGCATTCCGCAAAAGGAGTATGCGCTTGTCAGTGAACTGATGGAAGAGGGAAGAATTATTACCCAAGATTATGAAGAAAATGATATCCTACTTGAAGTAGAAATCCCAAAAGCTCTTGCCCACAAAGTGGAGAAGTACCATGACAATAGTACAGGATAG
- the radC gene encoding RadC family protein gives MSKTSGHPVIAQIPKEERPRERLLYRGSDALSLAELLAICLGNGHKGTSALALAHKLLSRFGSLSALFEASIETLTEMKGVGPAKAIHLKAVCALAKRLNAVAGKGKFPVTCPRDVYTFIAPEIREEKQEVVALMLRDTRGCIFHHEILGRGTLNGVIVHPREVFHRALHRHAYSVILAHNHPSGDPTPSEADLELTKLLVSSGRLLGIPLDDHLIIGRVSYVSLWEEGEIQGSRYILK, from the coding sequence ATGAGCAAAACCTCAGGCCATCCTGTAATAGCCCAAATTCCTAAGGAAGAGCGTCCGCGTGAGCGTCTTCTTTATCGGGGCTCTGACGCCCTTTCCCTTGCTGAACTTTTAGCGATTTGCCTAGGCAATGGGCACAAAGGAACCTCGGCTCTTGCCCTTGCTCACAAACTTCTAAGTCGCTTTGGATCGTTAAGCGCCCTTTTTGAAGCTTCTATTGAAACGCTTACCGAAATGAAGGGGGTGGGTCCTGCCAAAGCGATCCACTTAAAAGCTGTTTGTGCCCTAGCAAAGCGGCTCAATGCTGTTGCTGGAAAAGGAAAGTTTCCCGTCACTTGCCCCCGAGATGTTTATACCTTCATTGCTCCTGAGATCCGAGAGGAGAAACAGGAGGTGGTGGCGCTAATGCTTCGTGACACGCGCGGGTGCATTTTCCATCACGAAATTCTAGGAAGAGGAACGCTCAATGGCGTTATTGTCCATCCGCGAGAGGTTTTTCATCGGGCGCTTCACCGTCATGCCTACAGCGTGATCCTGGCTCACAACCATCCGAGTGGCGATCCGACCCCGTCGGAAGCCGACCTCGAGTTGACGAAGCTCCTTGTCTCCTCAGGACGTCTCCTTGGTATTCCTCTGGATGACCATCTGATTATCGGGCGGGTTTCCTATGTTTCCCTCTGGGAAGAGGGGGAAATTCAGGGTTCTCGATATATACTCAAATAA
- the mtaB gene encoding tRNA (N(6)-L-threonylcarbamoyladenosine(37)-C(2))-methylthiotransferase MtaB, with the protein MKKYKIATLGCRTNQYESQAFLDQLKKKGYEEARDGEKADLCIVNTCTVTESADKRSLYQIRKLAREYSPKRMVVTGCFAERSQKMLRALQEVTDIVPNSKKEELLPMIFPEEEWPEFQIERFEAHTRAFVKIQDGCNSYCSYCIIPFVRGRSRSKKVFEILREVEALVKNGYKEVVLTGINIGDFDGDGTPPVRLGDLVRQVDKIEGLERIRISSIDPDEVDDDLLDAVINGKKACPSMHIVLQSGSNLTLKRMRRKYTKQDFIDATERLLKADPRFTFTTDIIVGFPGESEEEFQETLALMREVRFAKVHMFPYSDRPKTRASRMPNKISPELIQERKAELLKVAEQNAFDLRNQFIGETFSVLLETPTMGHTENFLPVVVPDNNLCPNTLINVTCVDNNSEGLIGENQADAKIQTLFA; encoded by the coding sequence ATGAAGAAATATAAAATTGCCACATTGGGGTGCCGCACCAATCAATACGAGTCGCAAGCCTTTCTAGACCAATTGAAAAAGAAAGGCTATGAGGAGGCGCGCGATGGGGAAAAAGCCGATCTTTGCATCGTCAATACCTGCACTGTCACTGAATCAGCTGACAAGCGCTCCCTCTATCAGATTCGGAAGCTTGCTCGCGAGTATAGTCCCAAGCGGATGGTGGTGACCGGCTGTTTTGCCGAGCGCTCCCAAAAAATGCTCCGCGCTCTTCAAGAGGTGACCGATATCGTCCCCAATAGCAAAAAAGAGGAGCTCCTTCCGATGATTTTTCCTGAGGAGGAGTGGCCCGAGTTTCAGATCGAGCGGTTTGAAGCCCATACCCGCGCCTTTGTAAAAATCCAGGATGGGTGCAACTCCTACTGCAGCTACTGCATTATCCCTTTTGTTCGGGGACGCTCCCGTTCGAAAAAGGTTTTCGAGATTTTGCGGGAAGTTGAGGCCCTTGTTAAAAATGGATATAAAGAGGTTGTCTTAACGGGGATTAATATTGGCGATTTTGATGGAGACGGGACCCCTCCTGTCCGCCTGGGTGATCTGGTCCGTCAGGTCGACAAGATAGAGGGACTCGAGCGGATTCGGATTTCCTCGATCGATCCCGATGAGGTCGATGATGACCTTTTGGATGCTGTGATCAATGGGAAGAAGGCCTGCCCTTCGATGCATATTGTTCTCCAGTCAGGGTCCAACCTAACTTTGAAGCGGATGCGGCGCAAATATACGAAGCAAGATTTTATCGATGCAACAGAAAGACTTCTCAAAGCCGACCCCCGCTTTACTTTCACGACCGATATTATTGTTGGTTTTCCTGGGGAGTCTGAAGAAGAGTTTCAAGAGACCCTCGCACTGATGCGAGAGGTGCGGTTTGCGAAGGTTCATATGTTTCCCTATAGCGATCGCCCCAAAACCCGCGCCTCGAGAATGCCAAATAAAATTTCTCCTGAGCTGATTCAAGAGAGGAAGGCTGAGCTTTTAAAAGTGGCGGAGCAAAACGCCTTCGACTTAAGAAACCAATTTATTGGAGAGACTTTTTCTGTCCTCTTAGAGACCCCCACAATGGGGCATACAGAAAACTTTCTCCCCGTTGTTGTACCCGATAATAATTTATGCCCGAACACCCTAATCAATGTCACATGTGTAGACAATAACTCCGAAGGACTCATTGGTGAAAATCAAGCTGACGCAAAAATACAAACCCTTTTCGCATGA